One genomic segment of Fusobacterium nucleatum includes these proteins:
- a CDS encoding proline--tRNA ligase, with amino-acid sequence MRFSKAYIKTLKETPKEAEIASHKLMLRAGMIKKLASGIYAYLPLGYRTIKKIENIVREEMDRAGALELLMPVVQPAELWQESGRWDVMGAEMLRLKDRHERDFVLSPTQEEMITAIIRSDISSYKSLPINLYHIQTKFRDERRPRFGLMRGREFTMKDAYSFHTSQESLDEEFLNMRDAYTRIFTRCGLKFRPVDADTGNIGGSGSQEFQVLAESGEDEIIYSDGSEYAANIEKAVSELINPPKEELREVELVHTPDCPTIESLAKYLDVPLERTVKALTYKDMGTDEIYMVLIRGDFEVNEVKLKNILNAVEVEMATDEEIEKIGLKKGYIGPYKLPAKIKIVADLSVLEVSNHIVGSHQKDYHYKNVNYGRDYTADIVTDIRKVKVGDNCITGGKLHSARGIECGQIFKLGDKYSKAMNATYLDENGKTQYMLMGCYGIGVTRTMAASIEQNNDENGIIWPVSIAPYIVDVIPANIKNEVQVNLAEKIYNELQEENIDVMLDDRDEKPGFKFKDADLIGFPFKVVVGKRADEGIVELKIRRTGETLEVSQNEVIAKIKELMKIY; translated from the coding sequence ATGAGGTTTAGTAAAGCATATATAAAGACTTTAAAAGAAACACCAAAAGAAGCAGAAATTGCCAGCCATAAACTTATGTTAAGAGCAGGTATGATAAAAAAATTAGCAAGTGGTATCTATGCTTATTTACCATTAGGGTATAGAACCATTAAAAAAATAGAAAATATTGTTCGTGAAGAAATGGATAGAGCAGGAGCATTGGAACTTTTAATGCCAGTTGTTCAACCAGCTGAACTTTGGCAAGAAAGTGGAAGATGGGATGTAATGGGAGCAGAAATGCTAAGATTAAAAGACAGACATGAAAGAGATTTTGTTCTATCTCCTACACAAGAAGAAATGATAACAGCAATAATTAGAAGTGATATTTCTTCATATAAGTCACTTCCTATAAATCTATATCATATTCAAACAAAGTTTAGAGATGAAAGAAGGCCAAGATTTGGACTTATGAGAGGTAGAGAATTTACTATGAAAGATGCCTATTCTTTCCACACTTCTCAAGAATCATTAGATGAAGAATTTTTAAATATGAGAGATGCTTATACAAGAATTTTTACAAGATGTGGTTTAAAATTTAGACCAGTTGATGCAGACACAGGAAATATTGGTGGAAGTGGCTCACAAGAATTCCAAGTTCTAGCAGAATCTGGTGAAGATGAAATTATTTACTCTGATGGTTCAGAATACGCAGCAAACATAGAAAAAGCTGTAAGTGAACTTATCAATCCACCAAAGGAAGAATTAAGGGAAGTTGAACTTGTTCACACACCAGATTGTCCAACAATAGAAAGTTTAGCAAAATATTTAGATGTTCCATTGGAAAGAACTGTAAAAGCATTGACATATAAAGATATGGGAACAGATGAAATCTATATGGTTCTAATAAGAGGCGATTTTGAAGTTAATGAAGTTAAACTAAAAAATATTTTAAATGCAGTGGAAGTTGAAATGGCTACTGATGAAGAAATAGAAAAAATAGGTTTGAAAAAAGGATATATTGGACCATATAAATTACCTGCTAAAATTAAAATTGTAGCAGACTTATCTGTACTAGAAGTTTCAAATCATATTGTTGGTTCTCATCAAAAAGATTACCACTACAAAAATGTAAACTATGGTAGAGATTATACTGCTGATATAGTGACTGATATAAGAAAAGTTAAAGTTGGAGATAATTGTATAACTGGTGGTAAATTACATTCAGCAAGAGGCATAGAATGTGGACAAATATTTAAACTTGGAGATAAATATTCTAAGGCTATGAATGCCACTTATCTTGATGAAAATGGTAAAACACAATATATGTTGATGGGTTGTTATGGTATAGGTGTTACAAGAACTATGGCAGCTTCAATAGAACAAAATAATGATGAAAATGGAATTATTTGGCCAGTATCAATAGCACCTTATATTGTTGATGTAATTCCAGCAAATATAAAAAATGAAGTGCAAGTAAATTTAGCAGAAAAGATTTACAATGAGCTACAAGAAGAAAACATTGATGTAATGCTAGATGATAGAGATGAAAAACCTGGTTTCAAATTTAAAGATGCTGACTTAATTGGTTTTCCATTTAAAGTTGTTGTTGGAAAAAGAGCTGATGAAGGCATAGTTGAATTAAAAATTAGAAGAACAGGAGAAACTCTTGAAGTTTCTCAAAATGAGGTTATAGCTAAAATAAAAGAATTAATGAAAATATATTAA
- a CDS encoding helix-turn-helix domain-containing protein — MKVDKLGETISAIANSCLLDDKDYGYIIIGIKDKTWEILGTSNRLSEYHLKGGQEVKLYISTMLLPRINFEFIDDYIIDNKKISVIKIPSATHTPISYKNEIYLRIGSNNKLAKEYPEKLRILWNKTSGFNYEETIVREKLTIEEVLNFLDYRTYFKMKGWDENKTSQQIIDEMELDGFIVKEENYKFYKVKALGALLLAHNLKDFNLERKAVRIVIYNGITKSSIREQLEGKKGYAIGFENIIKVLKKYLPQEQRSINGRMEVFEFYPQAIIRELIANAIIHQDLSMTGSEIKIEVYDNRVEITNPGKSVIDLWRFYDCNKSRNEKLAYYMRQLKLCEELGSGIDRIVEISELNNLFTPKFIITNEYVNAKLFREKKFEQMVEEDKINILYYHCCFRYSIEDYMTNSSLRNRFLLDNSKPSTDRISNLIKKAKNMKLIKVGPNKSYIPFWAE; from the coding sequence GATAAAGATTATGGATATATTATTATAGGAATTAAAGATAAAACTTGGGAAATTCTTGGAACTTCAAATAGATTATCTGAATATCATTTAAAAGGAGGTCAAGAAGTAAAGTTATATATTTCAACTATGCTTTTGCCACGAATAAATTTTGAATTTATTGATGATTATATAATTGATAATAAAAAGATATCCGTAATTAAAATTCCTAGTGCAACACATACACCTATAAGTTACAAAAATGAAATATACTTAAGAATAGGTTCAAATAACAAGTTAGCAAAAGAATATCCAGAAAAATTAAGAATACTTTGGAACAAAACAAGTGGTTTTAATTATGAAGAAACAATTGTAAGAGAAAAACTGACAATAGAAGAAGTTTTAAATTTTTTAGATTATAGAACTTACTTTAAAATGAAAGGCTGGGATGAAAACAAAACTTCTCAACAAATAATTGATGAAATGGAGCTAGATGGTTTTATAGTTAAAGAAGAAAATTATAAATTTTATAAAGTAAAAGCATTAGGTGCATTATTACTAGCACATAATTTAAAAGATTTTAACTTAGAAAGAAAAGCAGTTAGGATTGTAATATATAATGGGATAACTAAATCTTCAATAAGAGAACAATTAGAAGGGAAAAAAGGCTATGCTATTGGATTTGAAAATATTATAAAAGTATTAAAAAAATATTTACCACAAGAACAACGTTCTATTAATGGAAGAATGGAGGTATTTGAATTTTATCCTCAGGCTATTATTAGAGAGTTGATTGCAAATGCAATTATCCACCAAGATTTAAGTATGACTGGTTCTGAAATAAAAATAGAGGTGTATGACAATAGAGTTGAAATAACAAATCCTGGAAAATCAGTGATAGATTTATGGAGATTTTATGACTGTAATAAAAGTAGAAATGAAAAATTAGCATATTATATGAGGCAATTAAAACTGTGTGAAGAACTTGGAAGTGGAATAGACAGAATTGTTGAAATATCTGAACTAAATAATCTATTTACACCTAAATTTATTATAACAAATGAATATGTCAATGCTAAATTGTTCAGAGAAAAGAAATTTGAGCAAATGGTAGAAGAAGATAAAATAAATATTCTATACTATCATTGTTGTTTTAGATATTCAATAGAAGATTATATGACCAATTCATCTTTAAGAAATAGATTTTTATTAGATAATTCAAAACCTTCAACTGATAGAATATCAAATTTAATAAAAAAAGCTAAGAATATGAAATTAATAAAAGTAGGTCCAAATAAGAGTTATATACCATTTTGGGCTGAATAA
- a CDS encoding PAS domain-containing protein: METMSSHLPKLDEEKLKFVIELKEKYNAGKISLADARKQLKERVKTLKPYEIAYAEQKLTPFVEDECIKENIQNMMLLFDEVMDTSRPTELPPDHPIMCYFRENDDMRELLKEVENLIQFPVIKNQWYELYDKLDLWWKLHLPRKQNQLYSLLEKKGFTRPTTTMWVLDDFVRDELKENRKMLDDGNEEEFIASQTSVAADIIDLIQKEETVLYPTSLAMITPEEFEDMKSGDREIGFTFGKLETTSEPKKQIIQENSNISEQGNLAKDLAQLLGKYGFNSENSQSSEFDVAMGKMTLEQINLVFKHLPVDITYVDENEIVKFYSDTAHRIFPRSKNVIGRDVKNCHPRKSVHIVEEIIEKFRSGEQDFVEFWINKPGLFIYISYSAVKDENGKFRGILEMMQDCTRIRSLQGSQTLLNWESANLRNKTIEEKTEENDVKIDLDKIDGDTYLKDLIKVYPKLKEDMVKISENFKLLQTPLAAVMLPTVTLKKASERGEVELNTLIEKIKEIIKTY; the protein is encoded by the coding sequence ATGGAAACAATGTCAAGTCATTTACCAAAATTAGATGAAGAAAAACTAAAATTTGTAATTGAATTAAAAGAAAAATATAATGCCGGTAAAATTAGTTTAGCTGATGCAAGAAAACAGCTTAAAGAAAGAGTTAAAACTTTAAAACCTTATGAAATTGCTTATGCTGAACAAAAACTCACACCTTTTGTTGAAGATGAATGCATAAAAGAAAATATCCAAAATATGATGCTTTTATTTGATGAGGTTATGGATACAAGTAGACCTACTGAATTACCTCCTGACCACCCTATTATGTGTTATTTTAGAGAAAATGATGATATGAGAGAATTATTAAAGGAAGTTGAAAACTTAATTCAATTCCCTGTTATCAAAAATCAATGGTATGAACTATATGATAAACTTGATTTATGGTGGAAGTTACATTTACCTAGAAAACAAAATCAACTTTACTCACTTTTAGAAAAAAAAGGTTTTACAAGACCTACTACTACAATGTGGGTACTAGATGACTTTGTTAGAGATGAGCTAAAAGAAAACAGAAAAATGCTTGATGATGGAAATGAAGAAGAGTTTATTGCCTCACAAACAAGTGTTGCTGCTGATATTATTGATTTGATTCAAAAAGAAGAAACTGTGTTGTATCCTACATCTCTTGCAATGATTACTCCTGAAGAATTTGAAGATATGAAATCTGGGGATAGAGAAATTGGATTTACTTTTGGTAAACTTGAAACTACAAGTGAACCTAAAAAACAAATAATTCAAGAAAATTCTAATATCAGTGAACAAGGAAACTTAGCTAAAGATTTAGCTCAATTATTAGGTAAATATGGATTTAATTCTGAAAATTCTCAATCTTCTGAGTTTGATGTAGCTATGGGTAAGATGACATTAGAACAAATCAATTTAGTTTTTAAACATCTACCAGTTGATATAACTTATGTTGATGAAAATGAAATTGTTAAATTCTACTCAGACACTGCTCATAGAATTTTTCCTCGTAGTAAAAATGTTATAGGTAGAGATGTTAAGAATTGTCACCCTAGAAAAAGTGTACATATAGTTGAAGAAATTATTGAAAAATTTAGAAGTGGAGAACAAGATTTTGTTGAATTTTGGATAAATAAACCTGGGTTATTTATTTATATTTCTTATTCCGCTGTTAAAGATGAAAATGGTAAATTTAGAGGTATCCTTGAAATGATGCAAGATTGTACAAGAATTCGTTCACTTCAAGGTTCACAAACACTATTAAATTGGGAAAGTGCTAACTTAAGAAATAAAACTATTGAAGAAAAAACAGAAGAAAATGATGTTAAGATTGATTTAGATAAAATTGATGGAGATACATATTTAAAAGATTTAATTAAAGTATATCCTAAATTAAAAGAAGATATGGTTAAAATATCTGAAAATTTTAAGCTTTTACAAACTCCATTAGCAGCAGTAATGTTGCCTACTGTTACTCTTAAAAAAGCAAGTGAAAGAGGGGAAGTTGAATTGAATACTTTAATTGAAAAGATTAAAGAAATTATTAAAACTTATTAG
- the recG gene encoding ATP-dependent DNA helicase RecG, whose amino-acid sequence MIESYRNIYSKLEDIPTKYITAKQLSNLKSLGINTVYDLVYYFPRAYDDRTNIKKIGELKFNEYVVIKATVMSAVNLTVRSGKKIVKAMVTDGTGVMEILWFGMPYIKKSLKIGEEYLFIGQTKKSAVFQLINPEYKLFSGQQKVSENEILPIYSSNKNITQNSLRKLVEKFLVNFLNYFEENIPKKLIKEYKIMERKSAIKNIHYPVSMKEIEEAKRRFAIEELLILELGILKNRFIIENSNSKNYEVEGKKEKVKNFLSQLTFNLTNAQKKVIKEIYDEISNGKIVNRLIQGDVGSGKTVVAMVMLIYMAENGYQGALMAPTEILANQHYLGIKERLEKIGLRVELLTSSIKGKKKNEILDGIANGNIDIVIGTHSLIEDDVIFKKLGLIVIDEQHRFGVNQRNKLREKGFLGNLLVMSATPIPRSLALSIYGDLDLSIIDELPPGRTPIKTKWIANDEDLEKMYNFIYKKVNAGNQAYFVAPLIETSDKMALKSVDKVSEEIERKFSNKKIGIIHGKMKAKEKDEVMLKFKNKEYDILIATTVIEVGIDVPASTIMTIYNAERFGLSALHQLRGRVGRGSKQSYCFLISNSTTENSKQRLSIMEETEDGFRIAEEDLKLRNSGEIFGLRQSGFSDLKFIDIIYDVKTIKLVRDECIKYLKEHKGEIENIYLKYDIEQKFSDIQAGN is encoded by the coding sequence ATGATAGAGAGTTATAGAAATATATATTCTAAATTAGAAGATATTCCAACTAAATATATAACAGCCAAACAACTATCAAATCTTAAATCCTTAGGTATTAACACAGTGTATGACTTAGTTTATTATTTCCCAAGAGCTTATGATGATAGGACAAATATAAAAAAAATTGGAGAATTAAAATTTAATGAATATGTGGTTATTAAAGCAACTGTGATGTCAGCTGTAAATTTAACAGTGAGAAGTGGTAAAAAAATTGTTAAAGCTATGGTAACTGATGGAACAGGGGTAATGGAGATACTATGGTTTGGTATGCCTTATATTAAGAAATCTTTAAAAATAGGAGAAGAATATTTATTTATAGGGCAGACTAAAAAGTCTGCTGTTTTTCAACTTATCAATCCAGAATATAAATTATTTTCTGGACAACAAAAAGTGTCTGAAAATGAAATTTTACCAATATATAGTTCCAATAAAAATATCACACAGAATAGTTTAAGAAAATTAGTAGAAAAGTTTTTAGTGAATTTCTTAAATTATTTTGAAGAGAATATTCCTAAAAAATTAATAAAAGAATACAAGATAATGGAAAGAAAAAGTGCTATTAAAAATATACATTATCCTGTATCTATGAAAGAAATAGAGGAAGCAAAGAGAAGATTTGCAATAGAAGAATTATTGATTTTAGAATTAGGAATACTTAAAAATAGATTTATAATTGAAAATTCAAACAGTAAAAATTATGAGGTTGAAGGAAAAAAAGAAAAAGTAAAGAACTTTTTATCACAGTTAACTTTTAACTTAACTAATGCTCAAAAGAAAGTTATAAAAGAAATCTATGATGAAATCTCAAATGGCAAAATTGTAAATAGACTTATTCAAGGTGATGTTGGAAGTGGGAAAACAGTTGTTGCTATGGTTATGCTTATATATATGGCAGAGAATGGCTATCAAGGAGCATTGATGGCACCAACTGAAATTTTAGCTAATCAGCATTATCTTGGAATAAAAGAAAGATTGGAAAAAATAGGTTTAAGAGTGGAACTGTTGACTTCTAGTATTAAAGGAAAGAAAAAAAATGAAATATTAGATGGCATAGCAAATGGGAATATAGACATAGTTATAGGAACTCACTCTTTAATAGAAGATGATGTAATTTTCAAAAAGTTAGGGCTTATAGTGATAGATGAACAACATAGATTTGGAGTTAATCAAAGAAATAAGTTAAGAGAAAAAGGATTTTTAGGAAATCTCTTAGTAATGAGTGCTACTCCTATTCCTCGTTCATTGGCTTTAAGTATCTATGGAGATTTAGATTTATCAATAATAGATGAATTACCACCTGGAAGAACTCCTATAAAAACTAAGTGGATAGCTAATGATGAAGATTTAGAAAAGATGTATAATTTCATATATAAGAAAGTAAATGCTGGAAATCAAGCATATTTTGTTGCACCTTTAATTGAAACAAGTGATAAGATGGCATTAAAATCTGTGGATAAGGTTTCAGAGGAGATTGAAAGAAAATTCTCTAATAAGAAAATTGGAATAATCCATGGTAAGATGAAAGCTAAAGAAAAAGATGAGGTTATGCTTAAATTTAAAAACAAGGAATATGATATTCTAATAGCAACCACAGTTATTGAAGTTGGTATAGATGTTCCTGCCTCAACAATAATGACTATTTATAATGCTGAAAGATTTGGACTGTCAGCCTTACATCAATTAAGAGGTAGAGTTGGTAGAGGTTCAAAACAATCATATTGTTTTTTAATTTCTAATTCAACAACAGAAAATTCAAAACAGAGGTTATCTATTATGGAAGAAACAGAAGATGGTTTTAGAATAGCAGAGGAAGATTTAAAACTTAGAAATTCAGGAGAAATTTTTGGTTTAAGACAGAGTGGATTTAGTGATTTAAAATTTATAGATATTATCTATGATGTTAAAACTATAAAACTTGTTAGAGATGAATGTATAAAATATTTAAAAGAGCATAAAGGAGAAATAGAAAATATCTATTTAAAATATGATATAGAGCAAAAATTCTCTGATATTCAAGCAGGAAATTAA
- the rpsF gene encoding 30S ribosomal protein S6, with the protein MRKYEIMYIINPTVLEEGREELINQINALLTSNGATIAKTEKWGERKLAYPIDKKKSGFYVLTTFEIDGTKLAEVESKLNIMESVMRYIVVKQD; encoded by the coding sequence ATGAGAAAATATGAAATCATGTACATCATCAATCCTACTGTTTTAGAAGAAGGAAGAGAAGAATTAATAAATCAAATAAATGCTTTATTAACTTCAAATGGAGCTACAATAGCTAAAACAGAAAAATGGGGAGAAAGAAAACTTGCTTATCCAATAGATAAGAAAAAATCTGGTTTTTATGTACTAACTACTTTTGAGATTGACGGAACAAAATTAGCAGAAGTAGAATCTAAGTTAAATATTATGGAATCTGTAATGAGATACATAGTTGTTAAACAAGACTAA
- the rpsR gene encoding 30S ribosomal protein S18, translating to MAEFRRRRAKLRVKAEEIDYKNVELLKRFVSDKGKINPSRLTGANAKLQRKIAKAVKRARNMALIPYTRTEK from the coding sequence ATGGCAGAATTCAGAAGAAGAAGAGCTAAATTAAGAGTTAAAGCTGAAGAAATTGATTATAAAAATGTTGAACTTTTAAAAAGATTTGTATCTGATAAGGGAAAAATCAATCCTTCAAGATTAACTGGAGCTAATGCTAAATTACAAAGAAAAATAGCAAAAGCTGTAAAAAGAGCAAGAAATATGGCTCTTATACCATATACAAGAACAGAAAAATAA
- a CDS encoding YebC/PmpR family DNA-binding transcriptional regulator, which yields MSGHSKWNNIQHRKGAQDKKRAKLFTKFGRELTIAAKEGGGDPNFNPRLRLAIEKAKAGNMPKDILERAIKKGSGELEGVDFTEMRYEGYGPAGTAFIVEAVTDNKNRTASEMRMTFTRKDGNLGADGAVSWMFKKKGVITVKAEGIDADEFMMAALEAGAEDVTEDDGYFEVTTEYTEFQTVLENLKNAGYQYEEAEISMIPENTVQITDLETAKKVMALYDALEDLDDSQNVYSNFDIPDEILEQLD from the coding sequence GTGTCTGGACATAGTAAATGGAATAATATACAACATAGAAAAGGAGCTCAAGATAAAAAAAGAGCTAAACTATTCACAAAATTTGGAAGAGAATTAACGATAGCAGCTAAGGAAGGTGGAGGAGATCCAAACTTCAACCCAAGACTTAGACTTGCAATAGAAAAAGCAAAAGCTGGAAATATGCCAAAAGATATCTTAGAAAGAGCAATTAAAAAAGGCTCTGGGGAGTTAGAAGGTGTAGATTTTACAGAAATGAGATATGAAGGTTATGGACCTGCTGGAACAGCCTTTATCGTTGAAGCAGTGACTGATAATAAAAATAGAACAGCTTCAGAAATGAGAATGACTTTCACTCGTAAAGATGGAAATCTTGGAGCAGATGGAGCAGTATCTTGGATGTTTAAGAAAAAAGGAGTAATAACTGTAAAAGCAGAAGGAATAGATGCTGATGAATTTATGATGGCTGCATTGGAAGCAGGAGCAGAAGATGTTACAGAAGATGATGGATATTTTGAAGTAACTACTGAATATACAGAATTTCAAACTGTTCTTGAAAATTTGAAGAATGCAGGTTATCAATATGAAGAAGCAGAAATTAGTATGATACCTGAAAATACAGTTCAAATAACTGATTTAGAAACTGCTAAAAAAGTTATGGCACTTTATGATGCTTTAGAAGATTTAGATGACTCACAAAATGTTTACTCTAACTTTGATATCCCAGATGAAATATTAGAACAATTAGATTAA